The genomic stretch CGGTCCGCGATCTCCTTCACCGCGTCCAGCGAGGCGTTGTCGCCGCTGACGTAGACCGAGGGCAGTCCTTCGCCGGTGAGCACGAACCCGACCACCTGGCCCGTGACGGGCTCGACGGTCTCGCGCGGGCCGGGGCCGTGGATGGCGGGTACGGCGGTGACCGTCACCGTGCCGCCGCCGGGCCGGTCGAGATCCAGCGTCTCCCAGTCCGCCAGTCCCTTTGCGGTGCCGCCGAGCCGGGCGCCCCCGCCGGGGGTGGTCAGGGTGAGCGGCACCTCGGCCAGCAGGGCGCGGCCCGCGCGGTCGAGGTTGTCCGCGTGCTCGTCGTGGGAGAGCAGGACCACGTCTATACGGCCCAGTTCCGCGGGAGCGGCCGAGGTCGGGGCCAGCTTGCGCAGGGTCGGACGGCCCGGGTTCGGGTACTCGCCGGGGGCGTCGAAGGTCGGGTCGGTGAGGAAGTTCAGGCCGCCGTACTCGAAGAAGGCGGTGGGGCCGCCGAGGACGCGGATGGGCAGGGTGCTGGACATGGATCAGGGCTCCTCACGGATGAGAGATTAGCTATCCGTGAGAGACGGTAGCCCTTTCTCACGGATGGGCGCAACACGTACCATGAGAGTCATGAGAGAGACCGTGGCCGCCGACGGCAGCGCGCCGCCGCCCGCACCCGGCGCGGAGCAGTACCCGGCACTGGACTTCGCCAACAGCACCGTCGCCCTGCCCGGCGGGCACTACCTGGACTTCCTCGGTACGGCCGAGGCGGCCGGGCAGTGGCTCGCGGAGCGTGGGCTCGCGCCCGTCGACGCCGGGATCCGGGAGATGTGCGCGGCGCAGTTGCGGTCCCTGCGCGAACAGATCCGGGCACTGCTCGCGGCCCGCCTCGACGGCGCCCCCGCGCCCAAGGGTGCGCTGGCCGCGGTGAACGACGCGCTCACCCGGGCACCGGCCGCCTCACTCCTGCACTGGAACGCCGACCGGGGCCTGTACCGGGCCGCCGCCCACCCCACCGACCAGATCCTCGACCACGCCCTGGCCGCGCTCGCCGCCG from Streptomyces davaonensis JCM 4913 encodes the following:
- a CDS encoding MBL fold metallo-hydrolase — protein: MSSTLPIRVLGGPTAFFEYGGLNFLTDPTFDAPGEYPNPGRPTLRKLAPTSAAPAELGRIDVVLLSHDEHADNLDRAGRALLAEVPLTLTTPGGGARLGGTAKGLADWETLDLDRPGGGTVTVTAVPAIHGPGPRETVEPVTGQVVGFVLTGEGLPSVYVSGDNASLDAVKEIADRFGPVDTAVLFAGAPRFPVLFDNAALVLDSAQAAEAARILGARRVVPVHCDSWAHFTEGREDVVTAFQAAGLADRLD
- a CDS encoding CGNR zinc finger domain-containing protein; translation: MRVMRETVAADGSAPPPAPGAEQYPALDFANSTVALPGGHYLDFLGTAEAAGQWLAERGLAPVDAGIREMCAAQLRSLREQIRALLAARLDGAPAPKGALAAVNDALTRAPAASLLHWNADRGLYRAAAHPTDQILDHALAALAADAADLLTGPDADRLTACGSPPCNRYLLRHGRRHWCSTRCGDRARAARAYARKTAQ